A genomic segment from Aegilops tauschii subsp. strangulata cultivar AL8/78 chromosome 1, Aet v6.0, whole genome shotgun sequence encodes:
- the LOC109773604 gene encoding probable glutathione S-transferase GSTU6 codes for MADTGDELKLLGMWASPYVVRVQLALRLKGVSYEYVEEDLANKSELFLRSNPVHKTVPILIHNGKPVCESQVILQYIDEAFAGVGPPLLPADPYERAVARFWAAYVEDKLLAPWGKVFRVTTDEERAEWTRQTAAALGPLEDGLRECSKGKGFFGGDCVGYVDVLLGSMVPWVRATERLSGDKLVDAGKAPLLAAWMDRISELDAAKAVFQDVDRVVEYAGGIQTRLSAAAASTQ; via the coding sequence ATGGCAGACACAGGAGACGAGCTGAAGCTGCTGGGCATGTGGGCGAGCCCGTACGTGGTCAGGGTGCAGCTCGCACTCCGCCTCAAGGGCGTGAGCTACGAGTACGTCGAGGAGGACCTCGCCAACAAGAGCGAGCTCTTCCTCCGCTCCAACCCGGTTCACAAGACGGTCCCGATCCTCATCCACAACGGCAAGCCCGTCTGCGAGTCCCAGGTCATCCTCCAGTACATCGACGAGGCCTTCGCCGGCGTCGGCCCGCCCCTCCTCCCCGCCGACCCCTACGAGCGCGCCGTCGCGCGCTTCTGGGCCGCCTACGTCGAGGACAAGCTGCTGGCGCCGTGGGGGAAGGTGTTCAGGGTGACCACCGACGAGGAGAGGGCCGAGTGGACGCGGCAGACGGCGGCGGCCCTGGGTCCTCTGGAGGATGGCCTCAGGGAGTGCTCCAAGGGGAAGGGGTTCTTTGGCGGCGACTGCGTCGGGTACGTCGACGTCCTGCTCGGCAGCATGGTGCCGTGGGTGCGCGCCACCGAGAGGCTCTCCGGCGACAAGTTAGTCGACGCCGGCAAGGCCCCGCTGCTGGCGGCATGGATGGACCGCATTAGCGAGCTCGACGCCGCCAAGGCGGTCTTCCAGGACGTCGACAGGGTGGTTGAGTACGCCGGGGGAATACAGACCCGGCTTTCCGCCGCGGCTGCAAGCACCCAATAA